One window of the Pseudomonas knackmussii B13 genome contains the following:
- a CDS encoding methylamine dehydrogenase light chain — translation MKLLDKFFERSTRHVADTTSRRKLLARMGSLMVAGAAVPLLLPIDRTSKALAADKPMAGDPGDPNSCDYWRYCSIDGFLCSCCGGTTTSCPPGTEVSQVSWIGTCRNPADGKNYIISYNDCCGKHSCVQCACTRNDSEEPAYRPFNNNDVNWCLAAKSHIYNCTVSVIRGVAV, via the coding sequence ATGAAACTCCTCGACAAGTTCTTCGAGCGCTCCACCCGCCACGTGGCCGACACCACTTCCCGCCGCAAGCTGCTGGCACGCATGGGCTCGCTGATGGTCGCCGGTGCCGCCGTGCCCCTGCTGCTGCCGATCGATCGCACCAGCAAGGCCCTGGCCGCCGACAAGCCGATGGCCGGCGACCCGGGCGATCCGAACAGCTGCGACTACTGGCGCTACTGCTCCATCGACGGCTTCCTCTGCTCCTGCTGCGGCGGCACCACCACCAGTTGCCCGCCGGGCACCGAAGTCTCCCAGGTGAGCTGGATCGGCACCTGCCGCAACCCGGCCGACGGCAAGAACTACATCATTTCCTATAACGACTGCTGCGGTAAGCACAGCTGCGTCCAGTGCGCCTGTACCCGCAACGACTCGGAAGAGCCGGCCTACCGTCCGTTCAACAACAACGACGTGAACTGGTGCCTGGCGGCCAAGTCGCACATCTACAACTGCACCGTCTCGGTGATCCGCGGCGTCGCGGTGTAG
- a CDS encoding acyl-CoA dehydrogenase family protein, producing MSRSVAAEIDSTLASRAALFEQVLEEVRQRRDEFDARSHVPRDMIERFIEVGIYRAATPRCFGGDALPPAEFLRLIERISEADGSAGWVASFGSASTYLTALPRETLAELYKDGPDLVFAGGLFPIQPAEQVEGGWKVKGTWKFASGCKGADVLGVGIGIGGPGGKPRTALLRARDVEIVENWDVVGLKGTGSHDLRLNDVFVPDAWTFIRGGQSNIDEPLYRYPTIAYAAQVLAVVNLGLARAALDEIARMASGSGVTGAPKLSDRAYVRIEMGKAEAQLHAARGFFYDATEQVWASILAGNPVTPEQVSLLRLSAVHVSRAGAEVVQRAYSLAGTTAIYLRHPLQRYLRDAMVVTQHAFLSDGMYDGAGAVLLDVPPFPGYL from the coding sequence ATGTCGCGTTCAGTCGCCGCCGAAATTGATTCGACCCTCGCCAGCCGCGCTGCGCTTTTCGAGCAGGTCCTCGAAGAAGTCCGCCAGCGCCGCGACGAGTTCGACGCCCGCTCCCACGTGCCGCGCGACATGATCGAGCGCTTCATCGAAGTCGGCATCTACCGCGCCGCGACCCCGCGCTGCTTCGGTGGTGACGCGCTGCCGCCGGCCGAGTTCCTGCGCCTGATCGAGCGTATCTCCGAAGCCGACGGCTCGGCCGGCTGGGTCGCCAGCTTCGGCAGCGCCAGCACCTACCTCACCGCATTGCCGCGCGAAACCCTCGCCGAGCTGTACAAGGACGGCCCGGACCTGGTGTTCGCCGGCGGCCTGTTCCCGATCCAGCCGGCCGAGCAGGTCGAAGGCGGCTGGAAGGTCAAGGGCACCTGGAAGTTTGCCAGCGGCTGCAAGGGCGCGGACGTGCTCGGCGTCGGCATCGGCATCGGCGGCCCGGGCGGCAAGCCGCGCACCGCGCTGCTGCGTGCCCGTGACGTGGAGATCGTCGAGAACTGGGACGTGGTCGGCCTCAAGGGCACCGGCAGCCACGACCTGCGCCTGAATGACGTCTTCGTGCCGGATGCCTGGACCTTCATCCGCGGCGGCCAGAGCAATATCGACGAGCCGCTGTACCGCTACCCGACCATCGCCTACGCAGCGCAAGTGCTGGCGGTGGTCAACCTGGGCCTGGCCCGCGCCGCCCTCGACGAGATCGCCCGCATGGCCTCCGGCAGCGGCGTGACCGGCGCGCCGAAGCTCTCCGATCGTGCCTATGTACGCATCGAGATGGGCAAGGCCGAAGCTCAGCTGCACGCCGCGCGCGGCTTCTTCTACGACGCCACCGAGCAGGTCTGGGCCTCGATCCTCGCCGGCAATCCGGTGACGCCCGAGCAGGTCAGCCTGCTGCGCCTGTCCGCCGTGCATGTATCGCGCGCCGGTGCCGAAGTCGTGCAGCGCGCCTACAGCCTGGCAGGCACCACCGCCATCTACCTGCGCCACCCGCTGCAGCGCTACCTGCGCGACGCCATGGTGGTGACCCAGCACGCCTTCCTCAGCGACGGCATGTACGACGGCGCCGGTGCGGTGCTGCTCGATGTGCCGCCGTTCCCCGGCTACCTCTGA
- a CDS encoding amidase: MSIFVSEFELGGAGKRVAVKDTIDIAGYPTRCGSRALADSAPAARHAEVVQRVLDAGWKIVGKTNLHELAFGVTGINDWSGTPVNPQAPDRVPGGSSSGSAAAVGAGLAEIALGTDTGGSVRVPAACCGVAGLKPTYGRVSRVGVHPEHSSLDCVGPFARDMASLIEAMQVICPGFAPRELPGANARVVFLEVPADPHIQACLGAAADRAGWRRASLYLGEFEAAFAAGLTVINHENWAALGQLTGKGLLGADVEQRLLAAGRTTAAELADAQGVRASFSRAIDAALDDYEVLLLPTLASLPPLLSEARTGKSVAALTSLVRPFNLSGHPALSVPVELEHGGLKVGLQIVGRKGDDERVCAFGAQLEQALAAERPTNKKMA; this comes from the coding sequence ATGAGCATCTTCGTCAGCGAATTCGAACTGGGCGGCGCCGGCAAGCGCGTCGCCGTCAAGGACACTATCGACATCGCCGGCTACCCGACCCGTTGCGGCAGCCGTGCGCTGGCCGACAGCGCGCCAGCTGCCCGGCACGCCGAAGTGGTGCAGCGCGTGCTGGACGCCGGCTGGAAGATCGTCGGCAAGACCAACCTGCACGAGCTGGCCTTCGGCGTCACTGGCATCAACGACTGGAGCGGTACGCCGGTCAACCCGCAGGCGCCCGACCGCGTACCCGGCGGCTCCTCCAGCGGCTCGGCCGCAGCGGTGGGGGCGGGCCTGGCGGAAATCGCCCTGGGCACCGACACCGGCGGCTCCGTGCGTGTGCCGGCGGCCTGCTGCGGCGTGGCCGGGCTCAAGCCGACCTATGGCCGCGTCAGCCGCGTAGGCGTGCACCCCGAACACAGCAGCCTGGATTGCGTAGGGCCCTTCGCCCGTGACATGGCCAGCCTGATCGAAGCCATGCAGGTGATCTGCCCCGGTTTCGCCCCGCGCGAACTGCCCGGCGCGAACGCCCGCGTGGTCTTCCTCGAAGTGCCCGCCGACCCGCACATCCAGGCTTGCCTGGGTGCCGCCGCCGACCGCGCCGGCTGGCGGCGGGCGAGCCTTTACCTAGGCGAGTTCGAAGCAGCCTTCGCCGCTGGGCTCACCGTCATCAACCACGAGAACTGGGCGGCTCTCGGCCAGCTCACTGGCAAGGGACTGCTGGGTGCCGACGTCGAGCAGCGTCTGCTCGCCGCCGGTCGCACCACTGCGGCGGAGCTTGCGGATGCGCAAGGCGTGCGGGCGAGCTTCAGCCGTGCCATCGATGCCGCCCTCGACGACTACGAAGTACTGCTGCTGCCGACCCTCGCCAGCCTGCCGCCGCTGCTTTCCGAAGCGCGCACCGGCAAGAGCGTGGCCGCGCTGACCTCGCTGGTGCGCCCCTTCAACCTCAGTGGCCATCCGGCGCTCAGCGTGCCGGTGGAACTGGAACACGGCGGGCTCAAGGTCGGCCTGCAGATAGTCGGCCGCAAGGGCGACGACGAACGCGTCTGCGCCTTTGGCGCGCAGCTGGAACAAGCCTTGGCCGCCGAGCGGCCAACGAACAAGAAAATGGCATGA
- a CDS encoding amine dehydrogenase large subunit: protein MRITRILARTMLALGVSLAAAGGAYADLPAETIGQETLPFPPSPHRAYIIDVEFESFVIGRVTVVDPEKKKMLGMVSTGFAAPSTLSNDKRYLYSADLYYSRGTRGTRTDVLTAWDTSTLAPAWEVVIPSKRSESLTQRYGIGSSSDDRFVYIYNFTPSTSVTVVDTQSKAVTSEIALPGCVLDYPVGKRGFASMCGDGSMQLVTLGEDGKEVARSRTPFFDPNKDKLVERGIANGDTYYFTTTEGTIHTIDFSGKQPKVLPTWSLTTDEERKAGWAPGGWQEIALAPKLNRLYVLMHDKHEAMKWEDPATDIWVYDLKTHKKIGTLSSPNPIWSMTATTDDAPLLLGADVMGGLNVFDLKTGKLTGTMEKIAKTPTQVLTH, encoded by the coding sequence ATGCGAATAACCAGGATCCTTGCCCGTACCATGCTCGCACTCGGCGTCTCGCTGGCGGCAGCAGGCGGCGCCTATGCAGACCTTCCGGCCGAAACCATCGGCCAGGAAACCCTGCCGTTCCCGCCCAGCCCGCACCGCGCCTACATCATCGACGTCGAGTTCGAGAGTTTCGTGATCGGTCGCGTGACGGTGGTCGACCCCGAGAAGAAGAAGATGCTCGGCATGGTCAGCACCGGCTTCGCCGCCCCCTCGACCCTGAGCAACGACAAGCGCTACCTGTACAGCGCTGACCTGTACTACTCGCGCGGCACCCGTGGCACCCGCACCGACGTGCTGACCGCCTGGGATACCTCGACCCTGGCCCCGGCCTGGGAAGTGGTCATTCCAAGCAAGCGCTCCGAGTCGCTCACCCAGCGCTACGGCATCGGTTCCAGCAGCGACGACCGCTTCGTCTACATCTACAACTTCACCCCGTCCACCTCGGTGACCGTGGTCGACACCCAGTCCAAGGCCGTGACCAGCGAGATCGCCCTGCCCGGCTGCGTACTCGACTACCCGGTTGGCAAGCGCGGCTTCGCCTCCATGTGCGGCGACGGCAGCATGCAGCTGGTGACCCTGGGTGAAGACGGCAAGGAAGTCGCGCGCAGCCGTACGCCGTTCTTCGATCCGAACAAGGACAAGCTGGTGGAGCGCGGCATCGCCAATGGCGACACCTACTACTTCACCACCACCGAAGGCACCATCCACACCATCGACTTCTCCGGCAAGCAGCCCAAGGTCCTGCCGACCTGGTCGCTGACCACCGACGAAGAGCGCAAGGCTGGCTGGGCCCCGGGCGGCTGGCAGGAAATCGCCCTGGCGCCGAAACTGAACCGCCTCTACGTGCTGATGCATGACAAGCACGAAGCGATGAAGTGGGAAGATCCGGCCACCGACATCTGGGTCTACGATCTGAAGACGCACAAGAAGATCGGCACCCTGAGCTCGCCCAACCCGATCTGGAGCATGACCGCCACCACCGATGATGCGCCGCTGCTGCTGGGCGCCGACGTCATGGGCGGGCTGAACGTCTTCGACCTGAAGACCGGCAAGCTGACCGGCACCATGGAGAAGATCGCCAAGACGCCCACCCAGGTCCTGACCCACTAA
- a CDS encoding PAS domain-containing sensor histidine kinase gives MFQPAESDFHALIEAMPLCIILHDAQTKEILWANGAALRVLGFSLEELVPLKAPDMTSPAPKYRRSIGLRWLEGAARTGQRTIEWCYRSKQGVDILSEAVATLVHLAERDVLMVQFRDISKEDKVKRELKRTESRLKTFLQDLAEGVAVLGPHGEIRYISDSALTLLGAADRKALGRNFLDACDERSRQRLLEHLGRTPPSREPYSVHYHLQRADGEWRWHHATCRYIELEDDLSGHLLLFRDVSEQVRAEEARRQSEQKLEYLARYNAMGEMAVAIAHELSQPLAATRNFIEGTAIRLGRQGEVDPSLAWGLDSAVRQIEHASLIIKSVREYVVRLEQAEQRVDLNELLADARYFIDLKGQPAGVRLELAPCAEALPVSCEKVLIGQVILNLAFNAIEEMAELPAGRRRLRIHTWRDGDNAVLCVEDSGRGIDAGARERLFDGFFSSKVSGNGIGLALCRNIVSRHRGDIWAQNVDSGGAMFCFSLPCADLADQR, from the coding sequence ATGTTCCAGCCTGCCGAATCCGACTTCCACGCCCTCATCGAAGCCATGCCGCTGTGCATCATCCTGCACGACGCCCAGACCAAGGAGATTCTCTGGGCCAACGGCGCCGCGCTGCGCGTGCTGGGTTTCAGCCTGGAGGAACTGGTGCCGCTGAAGGCCCCGGACATGACCAGCCCGGCGCCCAAGTACCGCCGTTCCATCGGCCTGCGCTGGCTGGAGGGCGCGGCTCGCACCGGGCAGCGCACCATCGAGTGGTGCTACCGCTCCAAGCAGGGCGTGGACATTCTTTCCGAGGCGGTGGCCACCCTCGTCCACCTCGCCGAGCGCGACGTGCTGATGGTGCAGTTCCGCGACATCTCGAAAGAGGACAAGGTCAAGCGCGAGCTCAAGCGCACCGAGAGCCGGCTGAAGACCTTCCTGCAGGACCTCGCCGAGGGCGTGGCGGTGCTCGGCCCGCACGGCGAGATCCGCTACATCAGCGATTCCGCCCTCACCCTGCTCGGCGCCGCCGATCGCAAGGCACTGGGCCGCAACTTCCTCGACGCCTGCGACGAGCGTTCGCGCCAGCGCCTGCTCGAACACCTGGGCCGCACCCCGCCCAGCCGCGAACCCTACAGCGTGCATTACCACCTGCAGCGCGCCGACGGCGAATGGCGCTGGCACCACGCGACCTGCCGCTACATCGAGCTGGAGGACGACCTGAGCGGCCACCTGCTGCTGTTCCGTGACGTCAGCGAACAGGTGCGCGCCGAGGAAGCCCGCCGGCAGAGCGAGCAGAAGCTGGAGTACCTGGCGCGCTACAACGCCATGGGTGAAATGGCCGTGGCGATCGCCCATGAGCTCAGCCAGCCTCTGGCGGCCACCCGCAATTTCATCGAGGGCACGGCGATCCGCCTGGGCCGCCAGGGCGAGGTCGATCCGTCGCTGGCCTGGGGCCTGGATAGCGCGGTGCGGCAAATCGAGCACGCCTCGCTGATCATCAAGAGCGTGCGCGAATACGTGGTGCGCCTGGAGCAGGCCGAGCAGCGCGTCGACCTCAACGAACTGCTCGCCGACGCACGCTACTTCATCGACCTCAAGGGCCAGCCGGCCGGTGTCCGCCTGGAGCTGGCGCCCTGCGCCGAGGCGCTGCCGGTGAGCTGCGAGAAAGTGCTGATCGGCCAGGTGATCCTCAACCTCGCCTTCAACGCCATCGAGGAGATGGCCGAGCTGCCCGCCGGGCGCCGTCGGCTGCGCATCCATACCTGGCGTGACGGCGACAACGCGGTGCTCTGCGTCGAGGACAGCGGGCGCGGCATCGACGCCGGCGCGCGCGAACGCCTGTTCGACGGTTTCTTCAGCTCCAAGGTCAGCGGCAACGGCATTGGCCTTGCCCTGTGCCGCAACATCGTCTCGCGCCACCGCGGCGATATCTGGGCGCAGAACGTCGATTCCGGCGGCGCCATGTTCTGCTTCTCGCTGCCCTGCGCAGACCTCGCCGACCAGCGGTGA
- a CDS encoding MauE/DoxX family redox-associated membrane protein: MQPDPIYVIAAAVSVAVILASAASHKWRAPGRFVRQLEDYQLLPQALLKPAARLLPLVEGAVAFALLVPASRSLAALAAAALIALYAAAIGINLWRGRRDIDCGCAGPDQAQPLRPVLLARNAVLVALALLASVHPQARELGLFDGFVTLAASAVALLLYAAADGLLANGPRLLKLIGR, translated from the coding sequence ATGCAACCCGATCCCATCTACGTGATCGCCGCCGCCGTCTCGGTTGCGGTGATCCTGGCCAGCGCCGCCAGCCACAAGTGGCGCGCGCCGGGGCGCTTCGTGCGCCAACTGGAGGACTATCAGCTGCTGCCGCAGGCACTGCTGAAGCCCGCCGCCCGGCTGCTGCCGCTGGTCGAGGGCGCTGTCGCCTTCGCCCTGCTGGTGCCGGCCAGCCGTTCGCTCGCCGCACTCGCGGCGGCGGCGCTGATCGCGCTGTACGCCGCCGCCATCGGCATCAACCTGTGGCGTGGCCGCCGCGACATCGACTGCGGTTGCGCCGGGCCCGACCAGGCCCAGCCGCTGCGTCCGGTACTGCTGGCGCGCAACGCCGTGCTGGTCGCCCTGGCGCTGCTCGCCAGCGTGCATCCGCAGGCTCGCGAACTGGGCCTGTTCGACGGCTTCGTGACCCTGGCCGCCAGCGCCGTCGCCCTGCTCCTCTATGCCGCCGCCGATGGCCTGCTCGCCAACGGCCCCCGTCTGCTCAAACTCATTGGTAGGTGA
- a CDS encoding cupin domain-containing protein produces MSIRTPRHLLFAGLALAFSLPALAHDESGEHEKITPLQEHALADVPGKKGLMVEVSYKPGQVSIPHLHQGAVFAYVLEGAVVSQLQGQQPVTYKAGDSWYEPANTPHLVSRNASESKPAKLLVWLLLDEKAPPLVPLKQ; encoded by the coding sequence ATGTCGATCCGTACCCCGCGCCACCTGTTGTTCGCCGGCCTGGCCCTGGCGTTTTCCCTGCCGGCGCTGGCCCATGACGAAAGCGGTGAGCACGAGAAGATCACCCCGCTGCAAGAGCATGCGCTGGCGGATGTCCCGGGCAAGAAGGGCCTGATGGTGGAAGTCAGCTACAAGCCCGGCCAGGTCTCGATTCCGCACCTGCACCAGGGCGCGGTGTTCGCCTACGTGCTGGAAGGTGCGGTGGTCTCGCAATTGCAAGGGCAGCAGCCGGTGACCTACAAGGCCGGCGACTCCTGGTACGAACCGGCCAACACGCCGCACCTGGTCTCGCGCAATGCCAGCGAAAGCAAGCCGGCGAAGTTGCTGGTGTGGCTGCTGCTAGACGAAAAGGCTCCGCCGCTGGTGCCGCTGAAACAGTGA
- the mauD gene encoding methylamine dehydrogenase accessory protein MauD has product MEAMIVSNVLLWLLLLALAFVVMGLVRQIGVLHGRIAPAGALMVDKGVAVNEPAPQVTAADRNGRPVNFGYAGDKAQLLFFLSPTCPICKSLLPAIKSIAKEQADRLEVVYVSDGDPEDQLKLITEHKLEDSTYVVGPEVGMTYQIGKLPYAALVDKAGVLRAKGLVNSREHLDSLFETEHLGSATLQQHLHGQQAHGHSHSHSH; this is encoded by the coding sequence ATGGAAGCCATGATCGTTTCCAACGTACTTCTCTGGCTGCTGCTGCTCGCCCTGGCCTTCGTGGTCATGGGTCTGGTGCGCCAGATCGGTGTCCTCCACGGACGCATCGCGCCGGCTGGCGCGCTGATGGTCGACAAGGGCGTGGCGGTCAACGAGCCCGCTCCGCAAGTGACCGCCGCCGACCGTAACGGTCGCCCGGTGAACTTCGGCTACGCCGGCGACAAGGCCCAGCTGCTGTTCTTCCTCTCGCCGACCTGCCCGATCTGCAAGTCGCTGCTGCCGGCCATCAAGTCCATCGCCAAGGAACAGGCCGACCGCCTGGAAGTGGTCTACGTCAGCGACGGCGACCCGGAAGACCAGCTCAAGCTGATCACCGAGCACAAGCTGGAAGACTCCACCTACGTGGTCGGCCCGGAAGTCGGCATGACCTACCAGATCGGCAAGCTGCCCTATGCAGCACTGGTCGACAAGGCCGGCGTGCTGCGCGCCAAGGGCCTGGTGAACTCCCGCGAACACCTGGACAGCCTGTTCGAGACCGAGCACCTGGGCAGCGCCACCCTGCAGCAACACCTGCATGGCCAGCAGGCCCACGGTCACTCGCACTCGCACAGCCACTGA
- a CDS encoding cytochrome c552: protein MKRTLSSLALLCLLASPLTQARSIPDPHQKHAPGNEAPQTPIAQAGYSNATNYQLACAGCHLSNGMGSKSNDVPRMQGFVGNFLKVEGGRQFLVRVPGMSMSPLNDAQLADMLNWLLRKDGMAGASMPEQYTPYTGEEVASIRHETLLNLPGTRAKLISAMRAQGIAVTDGMGD, encoded by the coding sequence ATGAAGCGCACGCTGTCGAGCCTCGCCCTGCTCTGCCTGCTGGCCAGCCCGCTGACCCAGGCGCGCAGCATTCCCGACCCGCACCAGAAGCACGCACCGGGCAACGAGGCGCCGCAGACGCCGATCGCCCAGGCCGGCTACAGCAACGCGACCAACTACCAGTTGGCCTGCGCCGGCTGCCACCTGAGCAACGGCATGGGTTCGAAGTCCAACGACGTGCCGCGCATGCAGGGCTTCGTCGGCAACTTCCTCAAGGTCGAGGGCGGCCGTCAGTTCCTCGTGCGGGTGCCGGGCATGTCGATGTCCCCGCTCAACGATGCGCAACTGGCCGACATGCTCAACTGGCTGCTGCGCAAGGACGGCATGGCCGGCGCCAGCATGCCGGAGCAGTACACGCCCTATACCGGCGAGGAAGTGGCGAGCATTCGCCACGAAACCCTGCTCAACCTGCCTGGAACGCGCGCCAAGCTGATCTCCGCCATGCGCGCCCAGGGCATCGCCGTCACCGATGGCATGGGCGACTGA
- a CDS encoding phospholipase D family protein — translation MQILDNQNDLARYLGQLRDKKITVVSAFAAGTEALVQSLRDNGNRLDIVVGTINSFTSPDFIEFCIAEGGADLTLHVDFRYQKSIHWKLYLVEPDIVILGSANFTEIGVSLTRDNAVVIQDAALYQEQLARVAQLKATEGVLLASDSEAFDEELETYRFHHRRMQAGLARTAQYLDGESWLGEDSNQSIPLFIWYSDHSEDSESAAESHLRASSGVDWDDVREFFTYECAEGALPYEEGDVVLTARCNGSHIAFFTFDRILYRDGTYFIYSYRKKRYTAPFNLDDTKEGLRDEIPRWYEEGRTEMNRADILRFMI, via the coding sequence ATGCAGATCCTCGATAATCAAAACGACCTCGCCCGCTACCTCGGCCAGCTGCGCGACAAGAAAATCACGGTCGTCTCCGCCTTCGCCGCCGGTACCGAAGCGCTGGTCCAGAGCCTGCGCGACAACGGCAACCGCCTGGACATCGTCGTCGGCACGATCAACTCCTTCACCTCGCCGGACTTCATCGAGTTCTGCATCGCCGAAGGCGGCGCGGACCTCACCCTGCACGTGGACTTCCGCTACCAGAAGAGCATCCACTGGAAGCTCTACCTGGTCGAACCGGACATCGTCATCCTCGGCAGCGCCAACTTCACCGAGATCGGCGTCAGCCTGACCCGCGACAATGCCGTGGTGATCCAGGACGCCGCGCTCTATCAGGAGCAGCTGGCCCGCGTCGCGCAGCTCAAGGCCACCGAAGGCGTTCTGCTGGCCAGCGACAGCGAGGCCTTCGACGAGGAACTGGAAACCTACCGCTTCCACCACCGCCGCATGCAGGCAGGCCTGGCGCGCACCGCGCAGTACCTGGACGGCGAAAGCTGGCTGGGCGAGGACTCCAACCAGAGCATTCCGCTGTTCATCTGGTACAGCGACCACTCCGAGGATTCCGAAAGCGCTGCCGAAAGCCACCTGCGCGCCAGCAGCGGCGTGGACTGGGACGACGTACGGGAGTTCTTCACCTACGAATGCGCCGAAGGCGCCCTGCCCTACGAGGAAGGCGACGTGGTGCTGACCGCGCGCTGCAACGGCTCGCACATCGCCTTCTTCACCTTCGACCGCATCCTCTACCGAGACGGCACCTACTTCATCTATTCGTACCGCAAGAAGCGCTACACCGCGCCCTTCAACCTGGACGACACCAAGGAAGGCCTGCGCGACGAGATCCCGCGCTGGTACGAGGAAGGCCGCACCGAGATGAACCGCGCGGACATCCTGCGCTTCATGATCTGA
- a CDS encoding nuclear transport factor 2 family protein, with the protein MSQALEQLQARLARLEGEASVRRLMARYMDLCDVPRDSLALQSELAELFTEDAVWEGLGARAEQSFGRHQGREAVAAFVAGYLPPAEHFALNLHFIGSESIAVEEGGEKASGQWLMQQVSTYTDGRSELFGTRLNLDFRRVGEAWQISHFRTRRLLAMPLGALAEGKA; encoded by the coding sequence ATGAGCCAGGCCCTGGAGCAGTTGCAAGCGCGCCTGGCGCGGCTGGAAGGCGAGGCCTCCGTGCGTCGCCTGATGGCCCGCTACATGGACCTCTGCGACGTGCCGCGCGACAGCCTGGCACTGCAGTCCGAGCTCGCCGAGCTGTTCACCGAGGACGCCGTCTGGGAAGGCCTGGGCGCGCGCGCCGAGCAGAGCTTCGGCCGCCACCAGGGCCGTGAGGCGGTCGCCGCGTTCGTCGCGGGCTACCTGCCGCCGGCCGAGCACTTCGCCCTCAACCTGCACTTCATCGGCAGCGAATCCATCGCGGTCGAAGAGGGCGGCGAGAAGGCGAGCGGCCAGTGGCTGATGCAGCAGGTGTCGACCTACACCGATGGCCGCAGCGAACTCTTCGGCACCCGCCTGAACCTCGACTTCCGCCGCGTCGGCGAGGCCTGGCAGATCAGTCATTTCCGTACCCGGCGCCTGCTGGCCATGCCGCTGGGCGCGCTCGCGGAGGGCAAGGCATGA
- a CDS encoding aromatic ring-hydroxylating oxygenase subunit alpha yields the protein MSAPEYRLIAKTGSPEQLVQSDRVDVSLYHDPALFEAELEKIFYRTWVWVAHVSEVANPGDFKTAMIGRRPVIVVRDKKGVINVLENRCRHRGATVCEKHKGNATGFTCPYHSWSYGLDGKLRALPYPDGYEDILDKAELPLTSLRVESYAGMIFASYNAEIEPLEDFLGGAKHWMDLFMKQGAGYPIKTQGEHKFTFKGNWKIQLENTTDGYHFPIVHKSWMSSVDDETSEMLSFMTDPQAVTHALGNGHSVMVMVPEHVDLDHDDGTEQLQERFAHVTEELSKTLPPEQVRRIVRSLHGAGFNLNLFPNVAMSMSFFRVLRPVSVTETEIRHVALGMDGGPEIANRERLRIHEHFQGPFGFGSPDDAEAWDRVQRGSYAGPDAPILVNRGLNREIVAENGDKVSHATDEGGMREAYQMWKRMMSQ from the coding sequence ATGAGTGCCCCCGAGTACCGGCTGATCGCCAAGACGGGCAGCCCCGAGCAACTGGTCCAATCCGACCGCGTCGACGTCTCGCTCTACCACGACCCTGCGCTGTTCGAGGCCGAGCTCGAGAAGATCTTCTACCGCACCTGGGTCTGGGTCGCGCACGTCAGCGAAGTGGCCAACCCCGGCGACTTCAAGACTGCCATGATCGGCCGTCGCCCGGTCATCGTGGTACGCGACAAGAAGGGCGTCATCAACGTCCTGGAAAACCGCTGCCGCCACCGTGGCGCCACCGTCTGCGAGAAGCACAAGGGCAACGCCACCGGCTTCACCTGCCCGTACCACAGCTGGTCCTACGGCCTGGACGGCAAGCTGCGCGCGCTGCCGTACCCGGACGGCTACGAGGACATCCTCGACAAGGCCGAGCTGCCGCTGACCAGCCTGCGCGTGGAAAGCTACGCCGGCATGATCTTCGCCAGCTACAACGCCGAGATCGAGCCGCTGGAAGACTTCCTCGGCGGCGCCAAGCACTGGATGGACCTGTTCATGAAGCAGGGCGCCGGCTACCCGATCAAGACCCAGGGCGAACACAAGTTCACCTTCAAGGGCAACTGGAAGATCCAGCTGGAGAACACCACCGACGGCTACCACTTCCCGATCGTGCACAAGTCGTGGATGTCCTCGGTCGATGACGAGACCAGCGAAATGCTCTCGTTCATGACCGACCCGCAGGCAGTGACCCACGCCCTGGGCAACGGCCACAGCGTGATGGTGATGGTCCCCGAGCACGTCGACCTCGACCACGACGACGGCACCGAGCAGCTCCAGGAGCGCTTCGCCCACGTCACCGAGGAACTGTCGAAAACCCTGCCGCCGGAACAGGTGCGCCGCATCGTCCGTTCGCTGCACGGCGCCGGCTTCAACCTCAACCTGTTCCCCAACGTGGCCATGTCCATGTCGTTCTTCCGCGTGCTGCGCCCGGTCTCTGTCACTGAAACCGAGATCCGCCACGTCGCCCTCGGCATGGACGGCGGCCCGGAAATCGCCAACCGCGAACGCCTGCGCATCCACGAGCACTTCCAGGGCCCGTTCGGCTTCGGCAGCCCGGACGACGCCGAAGCCTGGGACCGCGTGCAGCGCGGCTCCTACGCCGGCCCCGACGCGCCGATCCTGGTCAACCGCGGGCTGAACCGCGAGATCGTGGCCGAGAACGGCGACAAGGTTTCCCATGCTACCGACGAAGGCGGCATGCGCGAGGCCTACCAAATGTGGAAAAGGATGATGAGCCAATGA